The window CCCTGTTCGACGACACCTCGGCGACGAACGCGACGGTCACCTCGGTGGATCTGCCGGCCGGCGGTGCGGTGAAGCCGGTGCAGTACACGCTGACCTCGGCGGACCACGCCAAGGCGCCGACCGGCTGGACCCTTCAGGGCTCCACGGACGGCACGGACTGGAAGACCCTGGACCACCGCTCCGGCGAGACGTTCACGTGGGACCGCCAGACACGTGCCTTCACCGTCGCGGCGCCCGGCACCTGCACGAAGTACCGGCTGGTCCTGGACGGCGAGTCGACGCTGGCGGAGGTGGAGCTGCTGGCCTGACGCGGACGCGCGCGAACGGAGAAGGGGGGCGGACCCGGTCGGGTCCGCCCCCTTGCCGTGCCCGCCGCCGTGCGGGTGATCAGCCGGTGGCGAGGGTGAACACGTGCAGGTCCGTGTTCTCCGGGAGCCGGACGCTCCTGATGGTCCGGCCGTCCGGTGCGGTGAAGGGCTTGGTGGCGAAGACGTACGTCGCCACCGGGTCCTTGTCGGCGCCGGCGACGTTGCGGTACGCCGCCTTGGCGACGACCTCGTTGCCGTACTGGACGGTGCCGCCCCCGCCGCCGACGGTCCAGTCGGTGAAGGACAGGTCGACGGTGCCGGTCGTGCCGTCGTCGTAGGTGACGGTCGCCTCGGCCCGCTGGTTGCCGTTGACCGCGCTGCCGATGAAGGACAACGACGTCGCCGCCCCGGTCGGTTCGACGGTCTGGCCGGCCGCCGAGGCGTTGTCGGGGCGGCCGGCGGGCGAGTCGGGCCAGGTGAAGCCGAGACCGCCGGCCGTACCCTTGCCGCCGGGGGTCAGGCCGGCCGCGGCGAGGGCCTGGCGGGAGTAGCTCCAGCCGCCGCCGTCGTAGTCGGCCTCGTCGTGATCGCCCCGGTCGTCGGAGACACCGGTGTTGTCGTAGGCGGCCAGGAGGGTGCCGGGGGCGGCCACGGTGAGCGAGACGGGCTGCCGGTACGAGGTGTCGCCCGAGGTCACCGTGACCTCGACGTCGGCGAAGCCCTGCTCGGCGGCCTTCGCTGCGGTGAGCGTGATCTCCTGGGCGCCGTCGGTCACCGTGCCCTCGGCGGGCACGGCCGTGACGCCGGCCGGGGTCTCGACGTGGAAGCGCACGTCGGGACCGGTGCCGCCGTTCAGCGACTGGGCACGGATGCCGATCTTCGTGCTGTCGCCGGGCGCGAGGGTGGCGGCGGTGGGCCCGACGCCGATCTGGTACGGCTGCTCGCCCTCACGGAAGGACGGCGGCGGGCTGCCCGCGCCCCAGGCACGGTTCGGGGAGGCGGACAGGGTGTAGTCGAGGCGGCCGCCGTCCCGGACGAAGGACGCGGGCAGCCAGGGCCGGTCGCTGCTCCGGCCGTCGACCTTCAGGGACTGGACGTAGGGGGCGCCGGCCGCCGCGCCCGCGGCCCTGACGGAGATGTCGTTGCCCTCGGGCCGATGGATCTCCACCCGCTCGAACAGGGGTGAGGCCAGGACCAGTTCGGCCCGGGAGGGGACCTGCGGGTACATGCCGAGCGCGGAGAAGACGTACCAGGCGGACATGGCGCCGAGGTCGTCGTTGCCGGGGATGCCGCCGGGCTGGGTGGACCACAGCTGCCGCATCGCCGCGCGGACGGTCTCCTGCGTCTTGTACGGGGCGCCCGCGTAGTCGTACAGGTAGGGCACGTTGATCGACGGCTCGTTGTCCAGCTCGGACTTGCTGCCGCCGTTGCCGGTGAAGGCCCAGCCGCCCTTGTCGTCGTGGAAGAAGTCGTCCAGCCGCGCGAGCGCCCTGTCCCTGCCGCCGAGCGCGGCGAACAGACCGGCCGGGTCGTGCGGGACCATCCAGGTGTACTGGGCGGCCGAGCCCTCGACGAAGCCGTTGCCGGTGTCGGGGGTGAATCCGGTGACCCAGCTGCCGTCGGCCTTGCGGTTGGCCACGTAACCGCCGCTCGGAGCGGCCGCGATGTTGAAGTTGTTCTGCCACCACTGGGCGCGGCGGGCGAAGGCGGCCCGGGTGTCCTTCTCCCCCGCGGCCGCCGCGAGCCGGGAGAGCGAGAAGTCCGCGGTCGACATCTCGAGGGTCTCGGCGGCGCCGCCCCAGGCGTTGGACACGCTCGGCATGTAGTGCAGGTCGAGGTACTTGTCGAGCGAGGGGCGCTGCCCCACGGAGAGCACCGGCTTGCCGGCCGCCGACAGGTCCTGCTCCGTCGGTACGGTCGCGGCCCGCACCAGGGAGTGCAGGGCACCCTCGAGATCGAAGTCGGTGCCGCCGAAGGCGTGGATGCCGGCCAGGGCGGTCGCCGAGGGGTCGCCGTTCATGACGTGGGTGCCGCTCGCGCCGTGCAGCCAGCGGTCCCAGACCCCGCCGTTCTGCCGGGCGAGCTCGTACAGCGACTGGGCGATGTCGGAGCCGGTGCGCGGGTCGAGCAGGGTGAGGAGCTGCACCTGGTCGCGGTAGACGTCCCAGCCGGAGAAGGTGCCGTACTGGGCGCGGTGGCCGCGGCCCACCTGGTGCTCCTCGCCGTCGCCGCCCCGGTAGCGGCCGTCGGCGTCGCTGATGACGTTCGGGTGCAGCAGCGCGTGGTACAGCGCGGTGTAGAAGGTGGTGCGCTCGGCGTCCGTGCCGCCGCCGACCCGGACGGCGCCGAGCCGCTCGCGCCAGGCGCGGCGGGCCGCCTCCCGGACGGCGTCGAAGGAGCGGTGCGGCGGGTTCTCGGCGGCGAGGTTCGCCTCGGCGGCGGCCCGGCTGACGTAGGAGATGCCGACCTTGACGTTCACCGGTCCGTCGCCGGGTGCGAATTCGACGTAGCCGCCGGCTCCCTTGCCCGCGACGGGCCGCCCGCCCTGGGAGAAGCCGCCCGTGCCGCCGGACGCCCGGGTGCCGCCGGGGTCGAGCCGGCCGTCCTGCCAGGTGCCGGTGGCCTTGAAGGCGCGGTCGAAGCGGGCGGTGAAGTGCAGCGTGTAGTAGGAGCGGCGGCCCTCGGGGTCGAGGTAGCCACAGAAGTTCCCGGAGGTGACGGAGCCGGAGATGGTCCGGGTGCCGGGGTCGATGGTGACCGTCGAGTCCTCGGAGCCCACCTCGGAGTTCGCGGTGCGCACCAGCAGCGAGGCGGGTCTGCCCGAAGGGTAGGTGAACCGGGCCGAGCCGGTGCGCGCGGTGGCGGTGAGGTCGGCGGTGACGCCGGAGGCCAGGCCCACCTTGTAGTGGCCGGGTTCGGCGGTCTCGTCGGCGTGGGTGAAGTCGGAGGCGTAGACGGCGTCCTTGGTGTCGCTCGCCGGGGAGGTGGTGACCTCGCCGGCGTACGGGAAGATGGGGATGTCGCCGCTGCCGCCCGCGCACCCGGTGCCGGACATGTGGGTGAGGCTGAAGCCGCGGACGCGGGTGGCGTCGTACTGGTAGCCGCCGGGCGCCGCGGTTCTGG of the Streptomyces sp. 1222.5 genome contains:
- a CDS encoding GH92 family glycosyl hydrolase — translated: MRFRPLSLLLAALLATGGAATPALAVTAAPPGLVKDPTPYVDPLIGTRNGGNVFPGAVVPFGMLSWSPENTRGDATRTAAPGGYQYDATRVRGFSLTHMSGTGCAGGSGDIPIFPYAGEVTTSPASDTKDAVYASDFTHADETAEPGHYKVGLASGVTADLTATARTGSARFTYPSGRPASLLVRTANSEVGSEDSTVTIDPGTRTISGSVTSGNFCGYLDPEGRRSYYTLHFTARFDRAFKATGTWQDGRLDPGGTRASGGTGGFSQGGRPVAGKGAGGYVEFAPGDGPVNVKVGISYVSRAAAEANLAAENPPHRSFDAVREAARRAWRERLGAVRVGGGTDAERTTFYTALYHALLHPNVISDADGRYRGGDGEEHQVGRGHRAQYGTFSGWDVYRDQVQLLTLLDPRTGSDIAQSLYELARQNGGVWDRWLHGASGTHVMNGDPSATALAGIHAFGGTDFDLEGALHSLVRAATVPTEQDLSAAGKPVLSVGQRPSLDKYLDLHYMPSVSNAWGGAAETLEMSTADFSLSRLAAAAGEKDTRAAFARRAQWWQNNFNIAAAPSGGYVANRKADGSWVTGFTPDTGNGFVEGSAAQYTWMVPHDPAGLFAALGGRDRALARLDDFFHDDKGGWAFTGNGGSKSELDNEPSINVPYLYDYAGAPYKTQETVRAAMRQLWSTQPGGIPGNDDLGAMSAWYVFSALGMYPQVPSRAELVLASPLFERVEIHRPEGNDISVRAAGAAAGAPYVQSLKVDGRSSDRPWLPASFVRDGGRLDYTLSASPNRAWGAGSPPPSFREGEQPYQIGVGPTAATLAPGDSTKIGIRAQSLNGGTGPDVRFHVETPAGVTAVPAEGTVTDGAQEITLTAAKAAEQGFADVEVTVTSGDTSYRQPVSLTVAAPGTLLAAYDNTGVSDDRGDHDEADYDGGGWSYSRQALAAAGLTPGGKGTAGGLGFTWPDSPAGRPDNASAAGQTVEPTGAATSLSFIGSAVNGNQRAEATVTYDDGTTGTVDLSFTDWTVGGGGGTVQYGNEVVAKAAYRNVAGADKDPVATYVFATKPFTAPDGRTIRSVRLPENTDLHVFTLATG